One part of the Palaemon carinicauda isolate YSFRI2023 chromosome 23, ASM3689809v2, whole genome shotgun sequence genome encodes these proteins:
- the LOC137617626 gene encoding transcription initiation factor TFIID subunit 11-like — MERNNGLINTGRCEDEGGRRKTEKGLVNHDYDNDDDGDDFNDNNNFDYDDYDHDDFDDVKFHDDDNDNDNENDDFGYNEDDDDDDNNDYNNDDEDDFDDNDFSDIDFDDFNNDEDDD; from the exons ATGGAGAGGAATAATGGATTGATAAACACTGGAAGATGTGAAGACGAAGGGGGAAGAAGAAAAACGGAAAAGGGTTTGG TGAACCATGACTACGACaatgatgatgacggtgatgaCTTCAACGACAATAACAACTTCGACTACGACGACTACGACCATGACGACTTCGACGACGTCAAATTTCACGATGACGACAACGACAATGACAACGAGAATGACGACTTCGGCTATAACGAAgacgacgatgacgatgataaCAATGACTACAACAATGATGATGAGGACGACTTCGACGACAATGACTTCAGTGACATTGACTTCGACGACTTCAATAACGACGAAGACGACGACTGA
- the LOC137617627 gene encoding aspartate and glycine-rich protein-like — MTSMTMTSVTMTSTTLITTKTTTNDDFGDNDFDEDDFGDNDFDDDDFDDFDNDFNDYGFNDRDFNNYEFNDDDFENNYFEAFDDDDIIDDDDDDDLDDNNNFDYDDLDNDDDDDNDYNDDDKDDFADNDFSDDNFDDNDFSDNDFDDNDFSDDDIDDNDFSDDDFDDFHNEEDDNLR; from the exons ATGACTTCGATGACAATGACTTCGGTGACGATGACTTCGACGACTTTGATAACGACAAAGACGACGACTAACGATGACTTCGGCGACAATGACTTCGACGAAGATGACTTCGGCGACAATGACTTTGATGACGATGACTTCGACGACTTCGACAACGACTTCAATGATTACGGCTTCAATGACAGAGACTTCAATAACTACGAGTTCAATGACGACGACTTTGAAAACAACTACTTCGAAGCCTTTGACGACGACGACATCAT tgatgatgatgacgacgatgacttAGATGACAATAACAACTTCGACTACGATGACTTAGAtaacgatgacgatgatgacaatGACTACAACGACGATGATAAGGACGACTTCGCCGACAATGACTTCAGTGACGATAACTTCGACGACAATGACTTCAGTGACAATGACTTCGACGACAATGACTTCAGTGACGATGACATCGACGACAATGACTTCAGTGACGATGACTTTGACGACTTCCATAACGAGGAAGACGACAACTTAAGATGA